The following are encoded together in the Ranitomeya imitator isolate aRanImi1 chromosome 4, aRanImi1.pri, whole genome shotgun sequence genome:
- the PRICKLE1 gene encoding prickle-like protein 1 — protein sequence MAMEQKVCKLTYGCQRSSTSDDDSGCAMEEYTWVPPGLRPEQVQLYFACLPEEKVPYVNSAGEKYRIKQLLYQLPPHDNEVRYCQSLSEEEKKELILFSTQRKKEALGRGNIKILSRAVMHAVCEQCREKINGGEIAIFVSRAGPGVCWHPSCFACSTCNELLVDLIYFYQDGKIHCGRHHAELLKPRCSACDEIIFADECTEAEGRHWHMKHFCCYECETVLGGQRYIMKDGRPFCCSCFESHYAEYCESCGKHIGVDHAQMTYDGQHWHATECCFSCAQCKVSLLGCPFLPKKGRIYCSKTCSMGEDVHASDSSDSAFQSARSRESRRSVRMGKSSRSADQCRQSLLLSPALNYKFPGLSGNADDTLSRKMDDLSLSRQGASFDNNDFWKGRDEQETPEDHEEWAEHDDYMTQLLIKFGEKGLFQQPVEDHRSGEQWMSENVKVCSDLKQSGRNQSLASKKYQTDMYWAQSQDGLGDSAYGSHPGTASSRKMQELDLDHRTSGYNKHDNIPWYKDSLECLSDDIKPQLENICDSMDSLALSNITGASIDGEGKPRPSHFSYPNFQELDTRDCEKMSNMGTLNSSMLNRSSESLKSLSLEICQEKPLAEEKPVQMSALRRSKSQTRPQVKFSDDVIDNGDYGSVEIRQPPMSERSRRRVYNFEQRNERPRHHHRRRKSRKSRSENALHLAADQKLSSREKPRCYTSEDYDRVFQNKSPQELQAYIQNSELFGQYANAAPDYGLQSQIMDKFFGLYGEDDDSWCSTCSSSSSDSEEEGYFLGQPIPQPRPQRYQYFTDDLPSPTSALSSSHFGQRTTKPKKKKGHKGKNCIIS from the exons ATGGCGATGGAGCAGAAAGTCTGCAAGCTCACTTATGGGTGTCAGCGGAGCTCCACATCAGATGACGATTCTGGATGTGCTATGGAGGAGTACACTTGGGTTCCACCAGGCCTTCGTCCTGAACAG GTTCAGTTATATTTTGCCTGTTTGCCAGAAGAAAAAGTTCCCTATGTGAATAGTGCAGGTGAAAAGTATCGCATCAAGCAGCTACTGTATCAGCTCCCCCCACATGATAATGAG GTACGTTATTGCCAGTCATTAAGTGAAGAAGAAAAGAAGGAGCTGATCTTGTTCAGTACCCAACGTAAAAAGGAGGCCCTTGGGAGAGGCAATATTAAAATCTTATCAAGGGCTGTGATGCATGCTGTCTGCGAACAG TGCAGGGAGAAGATTAATGGAGGTGAAATAGCAATTTTTGTTTCGAGAGCTGGTCCAGGGGTGTGCTGGCACCCATCATGTTTTGCATGTTCCACGTGTAACGAACTACTGGTCGATCTAATATACTTCTACCAAGATGGAAAAATACACTGTGGCCGGCACCACGCTGAACTACTTAAACCAAGATGCTCAGCATGTGATGAG ATTATATTTGCTGATGAGTGCACGGAGGCTGAGGGGCGTCACTGGCATATGAAACATTTTTGTTGCTATGAGTGTGAAACAGTGCTTGGAGGACAGAGATACATCATGAAAGATGGTCGTCCCTTCTGCTGTAGCTGTTTTGAATCCCATTATGCTGAATACTGTGAATCCTGTGGCAAACACATAG GTGTCGACCATGCCCAAATGACCTATGATGGCCAGCACTGGCATGCAACAGAATGCTGTTTTTCTTGTGCACAGTGCAAAGTTTCCTTACTTGGATGCCCCTTTCTGCCAAAAAAGGGCCGAATCTATTGCTCCAAAACCTGTAGCATGGGAGAAGATGTCCATGCTTCTGATTCTTCTGACTCAGCATTTCAGTCTGCCAGGTCTAGAGAGTCGAGAAGGAGTGTAAGAATGGGAAAGAGCAGCAGATCCGCAGATCAATGTAGACAATCACTCTTGCTGTCTCCAGCATTAAATTACAAGTTCCCTGGACTCTCTGGTAATGCTGATGATACCCTTTCTCGTAAGATGGATGACCTCAGCTTATCAAGGCAAGGTGCCAGTTTTGATAACAATGACTTTTGGAAAGGAAGAGATGAGCAGGAGACTCCAGAGGATCATGAAGAATGGGCTGAGCACGATGACTACATGACTCAATTACTTATAAAGTTTGGTGAAAAAGGGCTCTTCCAGCAGCCTGTCGAAGATCATCGATCTGGTGAACAATGGATGTCGGAAAATGTCAAAGTCTGTAGTGACTTAAAACAAAGTGGGCGCAATCAGAGCTTGGCAAGTAAAAAGTATCAGACTGATATGTACTGGGCACAATCACAAGATGGTCTTGGAGACTCTGCTTACGGGAGCCACCCTGGGACGGCAAGCAGCAGAAAGATGCAAGAGCTGGACTTGGATCATAGAACATCTGGTTACAACAAACATGACAACATACCATGGTATAAAGACTCCTTGGAATGTTTGTCTGATGATATAAAACCACAGCTGGAAAACATATGTGACTCTATGGATTCATTAGCATTGTCCAATATAACAG GAGCTTCCATTGATGGAGAAGGTAAACCACGCCCTTCACACTTCTCTTATCCAAATTTTCAAGAATTGGACACAAGGGATTGTGAGAAAATGAGCAACATGGGAACTCTTAATTCTTCTATGTTGAACAGGAGTTCTGAATCTTTAAAAAGTCTAAGCTTGGAAATTTGCCAGGAAAAGCCACTTGCAGAAGAAAAACCTGTTCAAATGTCTGCCCTAAGAAGGTCAAAGTCGCAGACAAGACCACAAGTCAAATTTTCAGATGATGTAATTGATAATGGAGATTACGGCAGCGTTGAAATCAGGCAGCCTCCGATGAGTGAGAGAAGTCGGAGAAGGGTATATAATTTTGAGCAACGGAATGAGAGGCCACGTCATCATCATCGGCGTAGGAAAAGCAGAAAATCTCGCTCTGAAAATGCACTTCATCTTGCAGCAGACCAAAAACTATCATCACGAGAGAAACCTAGATGTTACACTTCAGAGGATTATGACAGAGTCTTTCAGAACAAATCTCCTCAAGAGCTTCAGGCATACATTCAAAACAGTGAACTTTTTGGACAGTATGCAAATGCTGCGCCAGACTATGGATTGCAAAGCCAAATCATGGATAAGTTTTTTGGTCTTTATGGTGAAGATGATGACTCTTGGTGTTCAACTTGTTCCTCATCctcctctgactctgaagaggaggGATACTTTCTTGGACAGCCTATTCCTCAGCCACGACCACAAAGATATCAGTATTTTACAGATGACTTGCCTAGTCCCACGTCTGCACTATCCAGTAGTCATTTTGGCCAAAGGACCACTAAACCCAAAAAGAAGAAGGGACACAAAGGCAAAAATTGCATTATTTCATAA